A part of Dehalogenimonas sp. W genomic DNA contains:
- a CDS encoding DUF6544 family protein, which produces MDWIIGFFVVDFLLAVLIGIFIAKRIKEWSTARQQEINKLLNAATPLNKTFNRADADKLPPPVRRFMLKAVKEGAACISTARLKQNGRMRFNDRWIKLDARQYYSVQPAGFIWDAKMKLGPAWITARDRYQNHKGNMLIKILSALPLFDVKSREMDHASILRHLSELPWLPTALLADNIHWDNIDDRSAKATITDGDLSASGTFYFNEQDEITGFAAPERFRSDSGKMEPWSGNFSNYQEFGGYRIPTAARAVWNAPDGDFEYIQLAISEAAFNLPPGD; this is translated from the coding sequence GTGGACTGGATAATCGGTTTTTTTGTCGTTGATTTTCTATTGGCCGTCCTGATCGGCATCTTTATCGCCAAACGGATTAAGGAATGGAGTACCGCCAGACAGCAGGAAATAAATAAGCTGTTGAACGCTGCAACACCGCTGAACAAGACGTTCAACCGCGCCGACGCGGACAAATTGCCGCCTCCGGTACGCCGTTTCATGCTGAAAGCGGTCAAGGAAGGCGCCGCCTGTATCAGCACCGCCCGTCTCAAACAAAACGGCAGAATGCGTTTTAATGACCGCTGGATCAAACTGGACGCCCGCCAGTATTATTCGGTTCAACCGGCCGGATTTATCTGGGACGCCAAAATGAAGCTGGGCCCGGCCTGGATTACCGCCCGCGACCGATATCAGAACCACAAAGGCAACATGCTGATTAAGATACTCTCCGCTCTCCCCCTCTTTGACGTTAAGAGCCGGGAAATGGATCACGCCTCAATTCTGCGCCATCTATCCGAACTGCCGTGGCTGCCGACAGCCCTGCTGGCCGACAACATCCACTGGGACAATATTGATGACCGTTCCGCCAAAGCTACCATTACCGACGGCGATTTGAGCGCATCCGGCACTTTTTATTTCAACGAACAAGATGAAATTACCGGTTTCGCTGCGCCGGAGCGCTTTCGCTCCGACAGCGGAAAAATGGAGCCGTGGTCAGGAAATTTCAGTAATTATCAGGAGTTCGGCGGTTACCGGATACCCACCGCGGCCAGAGCCGTTTGGAACGCCCCGGACGGTGATTTTGAGTATATCCAGCTTGCCATCAGCGAGGCCGCGTTTAACCTGCCGCCAGGCGATTAA
- a CDS encoding Cof-type HAD-IIB family hydrolase, with amino-acid sequence MKLKYELLVVDIDGTLVNARGGISEADKTAIAGAQAAGVKVALSTGRVIEASRGVIAELGLNGVHIFFDGALVYDLSRRETVHMQPINSATLQSGVAFARANDVYLELYAIDRYFVEEITWADKIHREFFGLRSTLADFDDIIGQQTIIKCELMVHNDLEEAKARLFMEHFNGRLHGSEARTPAYPEMKFINVVDPGVSKGAALDRLAEHFGIGLDRVMAIGDGTNDLPLLARAGLKVAMGNARDELKAVADHITLGVEESGVAAAIERYLI; translated from the coding sequence TTGAAGCTGAAATACGAATTACTGGTTGTGGATATTGACGGAACACTGGTGAACGCCCGCGGCGGTATTTCCGAGGCTGATAAGACCGCTATCGCCGGGGCACAGGCCGCCGGCGTCAAAGTGGCGCTTTCAACCGGAAGGGTCATTGAAGCCAGCCGGGGGGTTATCGCTGAGCTTGGTTTGAACGGCGTCCATATTTTCTTTGACGGGGCCCTGGTATATGACCTGAGCCGCCGGGAGACGGTGCATATGCAGCCGATCAACTCAGCGACACTTCAGTCCGGAGTGGCCTTTGCCCGGGCTAATGATGTTTATCTGGAGCTTTACGCCATTGACCGCTACTTTGTGGAGGAGATAACCTGGGCGGATAAAATTCATCGTGAGTTCTTTGGCCTGCGGAGTACACTGGCTGATTTTGATGACATAATCGGGCAGCAAACGATTATCAAGTGTGAACTCATGGTTCATAATGACCTTGAAGAAGCCAAAGCCCGGTTATTTATGGAACACTTCAACGGCCGGTTGCATGGTTCCGAAGCCCGGACGCCGGCCTATCCGGAGATGAAATTTATTAATGTAGTAGACCCCGGTGTTTCCAAGGGTGCGGCTTTGGACCGGCTGGCGGAACATTTTGGCATCGGACTGGATCGGGTTATGGCTATCGGTGACGGCACCAACGACCTGCCACTCTTGGCGAGAGCCGGACTGAAGGTGGCGATGGGTAATGCCCGTGACGAACTAAAGGCTGTTGCCGACCATATTACCCTCGGAGTGGAGGAGTCCGGCGTAGCGGCAGCGATAGAGCGTTACCTGATTTAA
- the mutS gene encoding DNA mismatch repair protein MutS, producing MSQSSLTPLRAQYLSIKKRYPEAIVFFRLGDFYETFDTDAEITARELEIVLTGREMGKGVKVPMAGIPYHAVDNYLARLISRGHKVAICEQTTRPDDNKGLMEREVVRLVTPGTVVEPGLLDGRRNNYLTAVAPGDSEAGIAFIDISTGEFAAAQMPLARIESELERLRPAEIILPQDSLFQPIFKTPLTRADARDFEPESAAELLKETFSVNTLEGYGVAALPLATAAAGAVISYLRETHQGAVNGISHLSAYSVSDYMALDENTVVNLEIFQNATTRNTAGSLLGILDVTRTPMGARLLRRWLGQPLLSIPSIRERQDAVDWLFSQHQVLAELERWLKSFTDLERLANRVRAGSALPREIIALKRSLEAAPELGRALNDKSVAELKANLKEHTDLIALIEQGLEAEPSGTVGEGGTIRAGFSAELDELRDMATGAKGYITRLETEERAATGIKNLKVGYNQVFGYYLEVSAANLAQVPERFIRKQTLANAERYITPELKEYEAQILSSRERLADMETAIYRRILGQITEFHQSLLALADAVARLDTLTAFASVAAANSYVKPAITDSSDLLVVGGRHPVVEAGLPPGQFIANDSTLSVDKGLLVILTGPNMAGKSTYLKQTALIVLMAQIGCFVPAAAAEIGLCDRIFTRIGAHEDLAAGKSTFMVEMVETANILTNATGKSLLILDEIGRGTSTYDGLAIARAVVEYIHTHLHARTLFATHYHELVAMANHLPGIRNFNVAVSEDRGEVVFLHHIVPGGVDKSYGIHVAKLAGLPKPVIKRANEVLLELESLKTGAQPARSKQAPPQLSLFQPPQPRVAVELAKLDVDALTPRQALEKLYELKDIVE from the coding sequence ATGAGCCAATCAAGCCTCACGCCGTTACGCGCCCAGTACCTGAGCATCAAAAAACGTTACCCGGAAGCCATTGTTTTCTTCCGGCTGGGGGACTTTTACGAGACCTTTGACACCGATGCCGAAATTACCGCCCGGGAACTGGAAATCGTCCTGACCGGGCGCGAAATGGGGAAAGGCGTCAAGGTGCCCATGGCCGGCATACCGTACCATGCGGTGGACAATTACCTGGCGCGGCTCATCAGCCGCGGCCACAAGGTAGCAATCTGTGAGCAGACCACCCGCCCGGATGATAATAAAGGCTTGATGGAACGGGAGGTGGTGCGGTTGGTCACGCCGGGTACTGTCGTGGAACCGGGTCTATTGGACGGCCGGCGGAACAATTATCTGACCGCAGTGGCCCCCGGAGACAGTGAAGCCGGGATCGCCTTTATTGATATTTCCACCGGCGAATTTGCGGCCGCCCAGATGCCGCTGGCAAGAATAGAATCAGAACTGGAACGGTTGCGTCCGGCCGAGATAATTCTGCCGCAGGACAGCCTTTTCCAACCGATTTTTAAAACTCCTCTGACCCGGGCTGACGCCCGGGATTTTGAACCGGAATCAGCCGCCGAATTGCTCAAAGAGACGTTCAGCGTCAATACCCTTGAAGGATATGGGGTCGCCGCCTTGCCGCTGGCCACTGCGGCCGCCGGTGCCGTCATCAGCTATTTGCGGGAAACCCACCAGGGAGCAGTTAACGGCATCAGTCATCTGTCGGCTTACTCCGTCAGTGATTATATGGCGCTGGATGAAAACACCGTCGTCAATCTGGAAATCTTTCAGAACGCCACCACTCGGAATACGGCCGGCTCCCTCCTGGGTATCCTGGACGTTACCCGCACTCCAATGGGCGCCCGCCTGCTGCGGCGGTGGCTGGGACAACCTTTGTTAAGTATCCCGTCCATCAGGGAACGTCAGGACGCGGTGGACTGGCTGTTCAGCCAGCACCAAGTGCTGGCTGAACTGGAGCGGTGGCTGAAGTCATTCACTGATCTGGAACGCCTGGCCAACCGGGTCCGCGCCGGTTCCGCCCTGCCACGGGAAATCATCGCTCTCAAACGATCCCTGGAGGCGGCTCCGGAATTGGGGCGTGCCCTGAACGATAAGTCAGTTGCCGAACTTAAAGCCAATCTCAAGGAACACACCGACCTGATTGCCTTAATTGAACAAGGTCTTGAAGCCGAACCATCAGGCACGGTGGGCGAAGGCGGCACAATCCGTGCTGGTTTTTCCGCAGAACTGGATGAATTGCGCGATATGGCTACCGGCGCCAAAGGATATATCACCCGGCTGGAAACCGAAGAAAGAGCCGCCACCGGCATCAAAAATCTCAAAGTGGGCTACAATCAGGTTTTCGGTTACTATCTGGAGGTATCCGCCGCTAATCTGGCCCAGGTTCCGGAACGCTTCATACGCAAGCAGACACTGGCCAATGCTGAACGTTACATTACACCGGAACTGAAGGAATATGAAGCCCAAATCCTTAGCTCCCGCGAACGGCTGGCCGATATGGAAACAGCCATCTACCGCCGCATACTGGGTCAAATCACCGAATTTCATCAGTCCTTGCTGGCGCTGGCCGACGCCGTCGCCAGATTAGACACACTGACCGCCTTTGCCTCAGTGGCAGCAGCCAATAGTTATGTTAAGCCTGCCATCACTGACAGTTCCGACCTGCTCGTTGTCGGCGGCCGGCACCCGGTGGTTGAAGCCGGCCTGCCGCCCGGTCAATTTATCGCCAACGACTCCACGCTGTCGGTAGACAAAGGGCTGCTGGTGATTCTTACCGGTCCCAATATGGCTGGTAAATCCACTTATCTCAAGCAAACGGCGCTGATTGTGCTCATGGCCCAGATAGGTTGCTTTGTACCGGCGGCCGCCGCCGAAATCGGCCTGTGCGACCGTATTTTCACCCGTATCGGCGCCCACGAAGATCTGGCTGCCGGTAAATCCACCTTTATGGTGGAAATGGTAGAAACGGCGAATATCCTGACCAATGCCACCGGCAAAAGCCTGCTGATTCTGGATGAAATCGGCCGCGGTACGTCCACTTATGACGGGCTGGCCATTGCCCGCGCTGTAGTGGAATATATCCATACCCATTTGCACGCCAGAACACTCTTCGCCACTCATTATCATGAACTGGTTGCCATGGCCAACCATCTGCCGGGCATTCGCAATTTCAATGTCGCTGTGTCTGAAGACCGGGGAGAAGTGGTCTTCCTGCACCATATCGTGCCGGGCGGTGTGGACAAAAGCTACGGCATCCATGTGGCCAAACTGGCTGGTCTGCCCAAACCGGTCATAAAACGGGCTAATGAAGTCCTGCTGGAATTGGAATCCCTAAAAACAGGAGCCCAACCAGCCCGAAGTAAACAAGCCCCGCCACAGTTGTCCCTGTTCCAGCCGCCACAGCCCCGGGTCGCTGTTGAACTGGCAAAATTAGATGTGGATGCCCTGACGCCGCGTCAGGCATTGGAGAAGTTATACGAGCTGAAGGATATAGTGGAATGA
- a CDS encoding ABC transporter permease, whose product MKINELLSMAFSNLWRRKLRTSLTVLAVVIGATLISLVVSLGSGLQSFVVGQFGLNFPDTAIIVSSGQELSGFGGGGPQEIKTTETIVVNPFTPDDVTALKAIPGVERVDYLVNVSARYIQPETSGKIYTVSVSGVAGYEAAIRPLFQGDTFKDGDTGVALIAYNYLEAFGWPDDGSAVGRTITINVGTQNAYTLESRDYTFTVAGVIDKQVSSAEVLIPQADAIEMARYYQGNPQRYSEAQPGFFLQLKADTAEQVPAIAQAVKDMGFSATTPEDILAQINSVFGVIQVGLSAFGVIALIVAAIGIINTLLMAIHERTREIGVMKAVGATRGNIRWLFTTEGATLGFLGGAIGGGLALLAGQALNFIGARTFLSDFPGFELTAFPVWLIPGVILLTTAVSLLAGLYPAGRAARLDPVEALRYE is encoded by the coding sequence ATGAAAATTAACGAATTATTAAGTATGGCCTTTTCCAACCTGTGGCGCCGCAAGTTGCGTACCTCGCTGACGGTGCTGGCCGTGGTTATCGGTGCAACGTTGATCTCACTGGTGGTATCGCTGGGGTCGGGTTTGCAGTCTTTTGTGGTCGGGCAGTTCGGGCTTAATTTTCCTGACACGGCCATAATTGTTTCCTCCGGGCAGGAACTCAGCGGTTTCGGTGGCGGCGGGCCCCAGGAAATCAAGACGACGGAGACCATCGTAGTCAATCCGTTCACTCCGGACGATGTAACGGCCTTAAAAGCCATTCCCGGCGTGGAGCGGGTGGATTATCTGGTTAATGTTTCCGCACGATATATTCAACCTGAGACCTCCGGCAAAATATATACCGTCAGTGTGAGCGGAGTGGCCGGATATGAAGCCGCCATCAGGCCGCTGTTCCAGGGTGACACGTTTAAGGATGGCGACACCGGTGTCGCCCTGATTGCCTACAACTATCTGGAGGCTTTCGGCTGGCCGGATGACGGTTCAGCTGTGGGGCGTACCATTACCATCAATGTCGGCACCCAGAACGCTTATACGCTGGAGTCGCGGGATTATACCTTTACGGTGGCCGGCGTCATAGATAAACAGGTTTCCAGTGCCGAAGTGCTGATCCCTCAGGCGGATGCTATTGAAATGGCGCGCTATTACCAGGGCAATCCGCAGCGGTATTCCGAAGCCCAGCCGGGATTTTTTCTGCAGCTGAAGGCTGATACTGCTGAACAGGTACCGGCCATTGCCCAGGCGGTTAAAGATATGGGCTTTTCCGCTACTACTCCGGAAGACATACTGGCGCAGATAAACAGCGTTTTCGGCGTGATTCAGGTTGGTCTGTCGGCTTTCGGGGTGATTGCCCTGATTGTGGCCGCCATCGGCATCATTAACACATTGCTGATGGCCATCCATGAACGGACCCGGGAGATTGGCGTGATGAAAGCAGTGGGAGCCACTCGCGGCAACATCCGCTGGCTGTTCACCACCGAGGGCGCTACATTAGGCTTTCTGGGCGGGGCCATCGGCGGCGGTTTGGCGCTGCTGGCCGGACAAGCGCTTAACTTCATTGGAGCACGAACCTTCCTGTCGGATTTCCCCGGATTTGAGTTGACGGCCTTTCCGGTTTGGCTGATTCCTGGGGTAATATTATTAACCACCGCCGTCAGTCTGCTGGCCGGGTTGTATCCCGCCGGGCGTGCAGCCAGGCTGGACCCGGTGGAGGCGCTGCGGTACGAATAA
- a CDS encoding ABC transporter ATP-binding protein: MIQVENLKKDYRLGEETVHALAGVSLEIEKGEFAAFVGPSGSGKSTLLHLIGGLDTPSSGSIVVDGKDLSRASDGQLAAYRNHNIGFVFQAFHLHPTYSAVENVAIPLIFAGLGKTERLKKAREALEAVGMAHRADHRPNQLSGGERQRVSIARALVTDPGLIVADEPTGNLDTANGGRIMDLLGALNKEKGITLLVATHDAELAGRARRVVNLRDGLITGDTQHEN, encoded by the coding sequence ATGATACAAGTAGAAAATTTGAAAAAAGACTACCGGCTGGGCGAGGAAACGGTGCATGCATTGGCCGGGGTGAGTTTGGAGATTGAAAAGGGCGAATTTGCCGCCTTTGTCGGGCCTTCCGGCTCCGGCAAGAGTACGCTGCTGCACCTTATCGGCGGGCTGGATACCCCTTCCTCCGGCAGTATCGTGGTTGACGGCAAGGATTTGAGCCGGGCTTCCGATGGGCAACTTGCGGCTTATCGCAACCACAATATCGGGTTTGTTTTCCAGGCATTTCATCTTCATCCGACCTATTCGGCCGTTGAAAATGTGGCTATTCCGCTGATTTTTGCCGGACTGGGAAAGACAGAGCGCCTAAAAAAGGCCAGGGAGGCGCTTGAAGCCGTGGGCATGGCACACCGGGCTGATCACCGGCCTAACCAGCTTTCCGGCGGCGAACGCCAGCGCGTGAGTATTGCCCGGGCTTTGGTGACCGATCCCGGACTGATTGTGGCGGATGAGCCCACCGGCAATCTGGATACCGCCAACGGTGGCCGGATAATGGATTTACTGGGCGCCCTTAATAAGGAAAAGGGCATTACGCTGCTGGTGGCGACCCATGATGCCGAACTGGCCGGCCGGGCGCGCCGGGTGGTGAATTTACGAGACGGACTGATTACTGGAGATACCCAGCATGAAAATTAA
- a CDS encoding ABC transporter permease, whose protein sequence is MTMVYRAVWVTAYRELLRFFNNKTRLISSFTMPVLLLIVFGAGFTNTIGALLPGVNFTQFMYPGIIAMTAFQISLMSGLSIVWDREFGFLKEVLVAPLPRSGIIAGKAIGTAIVALFQGLIMLVLAPFLDVPLDVALVLQLIPVLVLISLSFSGMGLLLGSRMKSQQGFQMVMQVLLLPLMFASGVFFPLGNVPAWLGALSKVNPLTYGADAVRQLFLGAPADGSVIGVTVFNHTMSVMDDMMVVVAFGLVFLLTAAAAFSRRD, encoded by the coding sequence ATGACTATGGTATATCGTGCGGTCTGGGTTACCGCGTATCGGGAGTTGCTGCGGTTTTTCAACAACAAGACCAGGTTGATATCCTCGTTTACCATGCCGGTGCTGTTGCTCATCGTTTTTGGTGCCGGTTTCACCAATACTATCGGCGCACTGTTGCCCGGTGTCAATTTTACCCAGTTCATGTATCCCGGTATTATCGCTATGACGGCCTTTCAGATTTCGCTGATGAGCGGTTTATCCATCGTCTGGGACCGGGAGTTCGGCTTCCTGAAAGAAGTGTTGGTGGCACCGCTGCCGCGCAGCGGCATTATTGCCGGCAAAGCTATCGGCACGGCCATTGTTGCTTTGTTCCAGGGGCTGATCATGCTGGTACTGGCACCTTTTCTTGATGTGCCGCTGGATGTGGCTCTGGTATTGCAACTGATACCGGTGCTGGTGCTGATTTCACTCTCATTCTCCGGCATGGGGCTTTTGCTGGGTTCCCGGATGAAAAGTCAGCAGGGTTTCCAGATGGTGATGCAGGTATTGTTGTTGCCCTTGATGTTTGCCTCCGGGGTATTTTTTCCACTGGGCAATGTGCCGGCCTGGCTGGGAGCGCTGTCCAAGGTAAATCCGCTGACTTACGGTGCCGATGCGGTAAGGCAGCTGTTTCTGGGCGCACCGGCCGATGGGTCGGTCATCGGGGTAACGGTATTTAATCATACGATGAGCGTGATGGATGATATGATGGTGGTGGTGGCGTTCGGTCTGGTATTTCTATTAACGGCGGCGGCGGCATTCAGCCGACGCGACTGA
- a CDS encoding ATP-binding cassette domain-containing protein, whose amino-acid sequence MADNSKSPIIEVSGLHRSFGKLEAVKDVSFTVGEGEIFGFLGPNGAGKTTTINILCTLLLPTSGNAKVNGYDVIMQTDDVRRSIGLVFQEPTLDDYLNAEQNLRFHAYAYGVPPAERETRIRELMEMVELWDRRKDQINTFSGGMKRRLEIARGLIHQPKVLFLDEPTIGLDPQTRRNIWDHIKRLQEQTGLTIFMTTHYMEEAENCDRIAIIDYGKIVALGTPEKLKDSVGGDLVTIKTADNNAAIAEIRQQFGIEAGLKDDNVVFSVQHGEQFLPEFVRQFTGSLLSVGIRRPTLDDVFLKHTGREIRAEAADPLAMIKRQRRIQGGMH is encoded by the coding sequence ATGGCTGATAACAGCAAGTCACCCATAATTGAAGTATCCGGGCTGCATCGCTCCTTCGGAAAACTGGAAGCGGTCAAAGATGTCAGTTTCACCGTTGGTGAGGGGGAGATATTCGGTTTTCTGGGACCTAACGGGGCCGGGAAAACAACCACCATCAACATCCTGTGTACGCTGCTTCTGCCGACCAGCGGCAACGCCAAAGTCAACGGTTACGATGTCATTATGCAGACTGATGACGTCCGACGTTCTATTGGTCTGGTTTTTCAAGAACCGACGCTGGATGACTACCTGAACGCGGAACAAAACCTGCGGTTTCATGCCTATGCTTATGGAGTGCCGCCGGCGGAGCGGGAGACCCGGATCCGGGAACTCATGGAGATGGTGGAACTGTGGGACCGTCGTAAAGACCAGATCAATACTTTTTCCGGCGGGATGAAGCGGCGGCTGGAAATTGCTCGGGGCCTGATCCATCAGCCCAAAGTACTGTTTCTGGATGAGCCGACGATTGGCCTGGACCCGCAGACCCGCCGTAATATATGGGATCATATCAAACGGCTGCAAGAGCAAACCGGTCTGACCATTTTCATGACCACCCACTATATGGAAGAAGCCGAGAACTGTGACCGCATCGCTATTATTGATTATGGCAAAATTGTGGCGCTGGGCACTCCGGAGAAGCTCAAGGACAGTGTCGGCGGGGATCTGGTGACCATCAAGACCGCCGACAATAATGCCGCTATAGCCGAAATCCGGCAGCAGTTCGGTATTGAAGCCGGCCTCAAGGACGACAATGTGGTCTTCAGCGTGCAGCACGGCGAGCAGTTTTTGCCGGAATTCGTCAGGCAATTTACCGGCAGTTTGTTGTCGGTCGGCATTCGGCGGCCGACACTGGATGACGTTTTCCTCAAGCATACCGGTCGTGAGATTCGGGCGGAAGCCGCCGATCCGCTGGCCATGATCAAACGGCAACGACGGATTCAGGGGGGAATGCACTAA
- a CDS encoding PadR family transcriptional regulator, giving the protein MNILHRLCIRRHMAPGWPSFGPGRAHRFFEKGVLKFILLDMLREKPSHGYDLIREMEERSHGFYTPSPGSIYPVLQKLQDNGMVSSEDQEGRKTYTITEAGLKLLKERHLVIDHLKHISEHRMQQFNKAEWQDTIGDLQRLRQLFGKKMGNLSQRQISGIKKSIAEACRDIEKILEEPNDEN; this is encoded by the coding sequence ATGAATATTTTACATAGATTATGCATTCGGCGGCACATGGCCCCCGGCTGGCCGTCGTTCGGTCCGGGGCGGGCGCACCGCTTTTTTGAAAAGGGTGTCCTCAAGTTTATTTTACTGGACATGCTGCGGGAAAAGCCCAGCCATGGATATGATTTAATCCGGGAAATGGAGGAACGGTCTCACGGCTTTTATACTCCCAGTCCGGGCAGTATTTATCCGGTGCTGCAAAAACTCCAGGACAACGGTATGGTCAGTTCCGAGGATCAGGAAGGGCGCAAGACCTATACCATCACCGAGGCCGGCCTGAAATTACTCAAGGAACGCCACCTGGTTATTGACCATCTCAAGCATATCTCGGAACACCGGATGCAACAGTTCAACAAGGCCGAGTGGCAGGACACTATCGGCGACTTGCAGCGTCTGCGTCAGTTGTTCGGCAAAAAGATGGGTAATTTATCCCAGCGGCAGATATCCGGCATCAAGAAGAGCATCGCCGAGGCTTGCCGCGACATTGAGAAAATTCTGGAAGAGCCAAATGATGAAAATTAA
- the pyk gene encoding pyruvate kinase, translating into MKQKIDRRTKIIATIGPASAAPEVLAELITAGMNVARFNLSHGSLDEHEEQVRRVRAEAKCLKAAVAVLIDIPGPKYRTGALAAGSVWLVKGEEIILTTRTVAGSEKEVSVNLTALPKDVRPGDLVLLDDGAIQLKCREIKGEDVFCTILVGGALTGGRGIAIPGRKSSVPFMTEALKKYLDFAVNQRPDYLALSFVSRASEIRHVRQILKKLKADIPIIAKIERGAAVTVFDAILAEADGVMVARGDLGVDIPLERLPLVQKEIIHKSNKAGKPVITATQMLESMISAARPTRAEVTDVANAILDGSDAVMLSAETSIGKYPVQAVAMMAAVALETEKTLPYDLWITERDSWLTGQTEELISYNAILTARRLEAAAIVAFTSSGSTAGRVSKYRPSAPILAISPNGDICRRLILNWGVQASQIPTPKTVDDLFVTAVRLVKKLKLAKPGDKIIVTGGVPIGIAGTTNLLKVQEVD; encoded by the coding sequence ATGAAACAGAAAATTGACCGCCGAACCAAGATAATTGCCACCATCGGGCCGGCTTCCGCCGCACCGGAAGTGCTGGCGGAGCTGATAACGGCCGGGATGAATGTGGCCCGGTTTAACCTGTCTCACGGTTCACTGGATGAGCATGAAGAGCAGGTCAGGCGGGTACGCGCCGAGGCAAAATGTTTAAAGGCGGCGGTGGCTGTGCTGATAGATATACCCGGCCCCAAGTACCGTACCGGTGCGCTGGCGGCTGGCAGTGTCTGGCTGGTAAAGGGTGAAGAGATCATTTTGACTACCAGAACGGTCGCCGGATCTGAAAAGGAAGTATCCGTTAATCTGACCGCGCTGCCCAAAGATGTCAGGCCGGGTGACCTGGTCCTACTGGACGACGGGGCAATCCAGCTAAAATGCCGGGAAATCAAGGGTGAAGATGTGTTTTGCACCATTTTGGTGGGCGGCGCGCTGACCGGCGGCCGGGGCATCGCCATTCCCGGTCGCAAATCCAGTGTACCGTTTATGACAGAGGCGCTTAAAAAGTATCTTGACTTTGCCGTGAACCAGCGGCCGGATTATTTGGCCCTTTCGTTTGTCAGCCGGGCTTCGGAAATCCGGCACGTGCGTCAGATTTTAAAAAAATTAAAGGCCGATATTCCCATTATCGCCAAAATTGAACGAGGGGCGGCGGTAACGGTTTTTGACGCTATCCTGGCTGAGGCCGATGGCGTCATGGTGGCACGGGGTGACCTGGGGGTGGATATACCGCTGGAGCGTCTGCCGCTGGTGCAGAAAGAAATTATTCATAAGTCCAACAAGGCCGGTAAGCCGGTGATCACCGCCACTCAGATGCTGGAATCCATGATCTCCGCCGCCCGGCCGACCCGGGCTGAAGTCACCGACGTCGCCAACGCCATTCTTGATGGCAGTGACGCGGTGATGCTTTCGGCGGAGACCTCTATCGGCAAGTATCCGGTTCAGGCGGTAGCAATGATGGCTGCTGTGGCCCTGGAAACCGAAAAAACTTTGCCGTATGACTTATGGATAACGGAGCGCGATTCCTGGCTGACCGGGCAGACAGAGGAATTAATCAGTTACAATGCCATTCTGACCGCGCGCCGGCTGGAGGCGGCGGCTATTGTGGCCTTCACCTCATCCGGCTCCACAGCCGGCCGGGTGTCCAAGTACCGGCCCAGCGCGCCGATACTGGCCATTTCCCCCAACGGTGACATCTGCCGCCGTCTTATTCTGAACTGGGGAGTTCAGGCCAGCCAGATACCGACTCCCAAAACAGTTGATGATTTGTTTGTGACCGCCGTAAGGCTGGTCAAGAAACTTAAACTGGCCAAACCAGGTGATAAGATTATTGTCACCGGCGGTGTTCCCATAGGTATTGCCGGCACGACTAATCTGCTGAAGGTGCAGGAAGTAGATTAG